A single window of Carettochelys insculpta isolate YL-2023 chromosome 13, ASM3395843v1, whole genome shotgun sequence DNA harbors:
- the LOC142020179 gene encoding protein FAM162B-like: MLGWVLESKPLVTGFLRRTNFWKYSRATNVQPLFRMRRALCHKAEDTQKVVSQTAAPGRSQFRHDRRPTAFEKKILLWAGRFKKEEDIPDLLSSEVIKVAMNRVRIRICYATMALTLLGCLVMIISGKQAARRDDTLLRLNMEKKAKWRAEAETEQEAVAVKAQ; the protein is encoded by the exons ATGCTGGGCTGGGTATTGGAAAGTAAGCCTCTGGTCACAGGGTTTTTGAGAAGAACCAATTTCTGGAAGTACTCCCGTGCCACAAACGTGCAGCCCTTGTTTCGGATGAGAAGAGCCCTTTGTCACAAAGCAGAGGACACGCAGAAGGTCGTTTCTCAAACAGCCGCTCCAG GCCGTAGCCAATTCAGACATGACAGAAGACCTACAGCATTTGAGAAAAAGATATTACTGTGGGCAGGACGGTTTAAAAAAGAAGAAGATATTCCGGATTTGTTATC ATCCGAGGTCATCAAAGTGGCTATGAACAGAGTGAGGATCAGAATCTGCTACGCCACCATGGCCCTGACTCTGCTCGGCTGCTTGGTCATGATCATCTCCGGCAAGCAA GCTGCTAGAAGAGACGACACGCTGCTGAGGTTGAATATGGAAAAGAAGGCCAAGTGGAGGGCAGAAGCAGAGACAGAACAAGAGGCGGTTGCAGTGAAAGCTCAGTGA